The following is a genomic window from Rana temporaria chromosome 7, aRanTem1.1, whole genome shotgun sequence.
gtacccacagaatccctgccaggacttccaatggtacccacagaatccctgccaggacttccaatggcacCCACAGAAACCCTGCCAATACTTCTAATGATACTCACAGGTTCCCTACCAGGACTTCCAAAGGTACCTGCCAATACTTCTATTGATACTCATAGAATCCCTACCAGGACTTTCAGTGGTACTCACAGAATCCCtaccaggacttccaatggtacccACAGAATCCCTGCCGAGACTTCCAATGGTACCCACAGAATCCCtaccaggacttccaatggtacccACAGAAACTTTGCCAATACTTCTAATGATACTCATAGAATCCCTACCAGGACTTACAGTGGTACTCACAGAATTCTTGCCAGGATTTCCAATGATATCCACATAAATCCTGCCAATACTTCTAATGATACTCATAGAATCCCTAGGCAGGACTTCTAATAAGGGTCGTTGCAGTTCAGATAGACAGACAATCCCATTGGGATGTTTTTATCACTGGAATGTTACATCACATAAGGCGCTGGGttctaaaatgtattttcttatcAATATTTTTCACTATTGTATTTTATGGTGTATTGAATGAACCTCTTACCTGAAATACGAACAAGTAAAATGCGTGGTCTGCTTCGTAGTGAGAGACTGCTACAACAAAGCAGGACAGGTACCGCCCGTCTGTCATCGCAATCAGGAGCCAAATCAGTGCAGGTTTCCCAACCTTCAAGACAACATAGATACAAGCCCAATTACCAGACCAACATGGGCAACATTGCTTTTTGTTGAAGCCAGGAAAATAGTATAATCCTATGAAGATGAAGACGATGGCCGGACCGAAGAAGAACGAGAGGCTGTAGATGCCTATGAGGGCCACGCTGTATCCACTATCTGGACTTGTTGGACAATCAAAGTTGGAATCTAAAATTGCTTGTATTCCAATAAGAGAGAAGGTCACTAAGGCCGTATTCACAAATTTGCTACCGGAGGCAGTGTACGTTCCAAATGCGTCCGATATGGCCATTTTGCTCCGGGGGGGTTAGCTTGGATGAAT
Proteins encoded in this region:
- the LOC120944923 gene encoding uncharacterized protein LOC120944923, translating into MAISDAFGTYTASGSKFVNTALVTFSLIGIQAILDSNFDCPTSPDSGYSVALIGIYSLSFFFGPAIVFIFIGLYYFPGFNKKQCCPCWSGNWACIYVVLKVGKPALIWLLIAMTDGRYLSCFVVAVSHYEADHAFYLFVFQTTGMLTITLLVILWYCASKCTCMCLEESRRAYQMLADVESILVEDEAEKEKKEEKEKFLNALEHNGEYLDRRIPKYMVDKEEVIVAKLKAEGPEAGNWNSETSGNESGIL